One genomic window of Bradyrhizobium sp. B124 includes the following:
- a CDS encoding PilZ domain-containing protein, with protein MDEKRKHPRTEVNEPGYVSSGGSVMHCTIVNMSPEGAAIEVENPAFVPHRFRLVMARDASVVYDCQVIWSKKTRIGVSFVTAA; from the coding sequence GTGGACGAAAAGCGCAAGCATCCGCGAACCGAGGTCAATGAACCCGGCTATGTCTCGTCGGGCGGCTCGGTCATGCATTGCACGATCGTGAACATGTCGCCGGAAGGGGCGGCCATCGAGGTCGAGAATCCAGCCTTCGTCCCGCACAGATTCCGCTTGGTGATGGCCCGGGACGCCTCGGTCGTCTATGACTGCCAGGTGATCTGGAGCAAGAAGACGCGGATTGGAGTGAGTTTCGTGACGGCCGCCTGA
- a CDS encoding PAS domain S-box protein, translating into MVKKSDELKRGILESERSFRLLAGGAIDYAICTLAPDGRVINWNKGAERITGYPAKTILGKHFSVFYPEEDRASGLPAMALRMARKEKHAVAEGWYIRKDGSQFYASVVIDPIYEKRKLIGYAMVTRDVTERQQARADLDASESQFRLLVSNVTDYALYMLTPAGIVANWNAGGERIKGYSPNEIIGQSFARFYTPADQAAGKPARALKIAEETGHYEEDGWRVRKDGSFFWASVVIDPIRDSDGSLVGFAKITRDISERREAQQKLELVQRQLAESQKMDALGQLTGGVAHDFNNLLMIISGNLHRIKREVTSERGQLALSAIETASDRAASLTSQLLTFARRQSVNPQTIDVADRITAVREVLSSALGGAIKLNLEIQPDLWPIFVDSNEFETALINLVVNGRDAMASGGTLTVSARNVPATTEVAVSVADTGEGIPQDVLSKVFDPFFTTKPVGKGTGLGLSQVHGFAHQADGRIEIASMLGKGTTVSIYLPRGTEAATGTTAGDSVRGSATVLLIEDNPAVADASTGLLEQLGYTVRWASNAEAALSEIETNGVDVVFSDIVMPGKMDGLKLARTIRDRRPELPILLTTGYSESARNVRSDFPVLRKPYRIQDLSRELSKLTGQRSVSVSDDLPANEDLPRKARARS; encoded by the coding sequence ATGGTTAAAAAGTCAGACGAGCTCAAGCGGGGCATTCTCGAAAGCGAACGCAGCTTCCGCCTGTTGGCCGGAGGGGCGATTGACTATGCGATTTGCACGCTCGCCCCCGATGGACGGGTGATCAACTGGAATAAGGGCGCCGAGCGCATCACCGGCTATCCGGCCAAGACGATTCTCGGCAAGCACTTCTCGGTCTTCTACCCTGAGGAGGATCGTGCATCGGGCCTTCCCGCGATGGCGTTGCGGATGGCGCGGAAGGAAAAGCACGCCGTGGCCGAGGGCTGGTACATCCGCAAGGATGGCTCGCAATTCTACGCCTCTGTCGTCATCGATCCGATCTACGAGAAGCGCAAGCTGATCGGCTATGCGATGGTCACCCGCGACGTGACCGAGCGCCAACAGGCGCGCGCGGATCTCGACGCCAGCGAAAGCCAGTTCCGCCTACTAGTGAGCAACGTCACCGACTACGCGCTGTACATGTTGACGCCGGCCGGCATCGTCGCCAACTGGAACGCCGGCGGCGAGCGCATCAAGGGCTATTCGCCAAACGAAATCATCGGCCAGAGCTTCGCGCGGTTCTACACGCCGGCCGACCAAGCCGCGGGCAAGCCGGCCCGCGCGCTCAAGATCGCGGAAGAGACCGGGCATTACGAGGAGGATGGCTGGCGAGTCCGCAAGGACGGCTCGTTCTTCTGGGCCAGCGTCGTGATCGATCCGATCCGCGACAGCGACGGCAGTCTGGTCGGCTTTGCCAAGATCACGCGGGACATTTCCGAGCGGCGTGAGGCGCAGCAGAAGCTCGAACTGGTGCAGCGACAGCTCGCGGAATCGCAGAAGATGGATGCGCTGGGCCAATTGACCGGCGGCGTCGCGCACGACTTCAACAACCTGTTGATGATCATTTCGGGAAACCTGCACCGGATCAAGCGCGAGGTGACGAGCGAGCGCGGCCAGCTTGCCCTGAGCGCGATCGAAACCGCATCCGACCGCGCCGCATCCCTGACCAGCCAGCTGCTCACCTTCGCGCGCCGCCAGAGCGTCAACCCGCAGACCATCGATGTCGCCGACAGGATCACCGCGGTGCGCGAGGTGCTGAGCAGCGCGCTCGGCGGCGCGATCAAGCTGAACTTGGAGATCCAGCCGGATCTCTGGCCGATCTTCGTCGACTCGAACGAATTCGAGACCGCGCTGATCAACCTTGTCGTGAATGGGCGGGACGCGATGGCTAGTGGCGGCACGCTGACGGTCTCGGCCCGAAACGTACCCGCAACCACCGAGGTGGCCGTCAGCGTAGCCGATACCGGCGAAGGCATCCCCCAGGATGTGCTGAGCAAGGTCTTCGACCCGTTCTTCACCACCAAGCCGGTCGGCAAAGGGACCGGCCTCGGACTGTCCCAGGTCCACGGCTTCGCCCACCAGGCGGACGGCCGGATCGAGATTGCAAGCATGCTTGGCAAGGGCACCACGGTCAGCATCTACCTCCCGCGCGGGACCGAGGCCGCAACGGGTACGACCGCGGGCGACAGCGTGCGCGGCTCCGCAACGGTCCTGCTGATCGAGGACAATCCGGCGGTCGCCGATGCGAGCACGGGCCTGCTCGAACAGCTCGGCTACACCGTGCGCTGGGCTTCGAACGCAGAGGCTGCCTTATCGGAAATCGAGACCAACGGGGTCGACGTGGTGTTCAGCGACATCGTGATGCCCGGCAAGATGGATGGGCTGAAGCTGGCGCGCACGATCCGCGACAGGAGGCCCGAGCTGCCGATCCTGCTGACGACGGGTTACAGCGAGAGTGCGCGCAACGTGCGGTCCGACTTTCCGGTCCTGCGCAAGCCGTACCGCATTCAAGACCTCAGCCGCGAACTCTCGAAGCTGACGGGGCAACGCTCCGTAAGCGTGTCGGACGATCTCCCGGCAAATGAAGATCTGCCCAGGAAGGCGAGAGCGCGGTCATAA
- a CDS encoding MFS transporter → MFEILDRRTTLTGNQIKILAAAIIGDALEFFDYFLIGFVLAFLIGPWKLTFGQSATVLMSSGIGAILGAYLWGWLADRVGRRIVFVGTVLNFSIATGLLYFTPDNGWVYLAILRFFVGTGVGGLYCVDLPLVQEFMPSHKRGWVGGLVTCVIPLGVGLGAVLGAIMGTDQWRLLFAIGVLPAVLVLLVRLWVPESPRWLCRQGRYDEARKSLAWALQVPPSELPLPSAADAGPIVKTSWFDLFKYPRSLIVSWLGNAGAQTGVYGITLWAPALFVLLLKVSPQEAAKMMILLSITGFLGRISFSYFSELLGRRIAGGLLGFGAGALTIIAGYHYDATLFGMSAFWLLLGAAFFFADGGFAIVGPYAAEVWPSHLRTTGMGSAYGFGGIGKIIGPVGLALIVGSNNYLKPDVPLTQIPTAFVYLGCWFLMAGAVYLFFGLETRGKSIEQIDKELNATADVAASATIRRA, encoded by the coding sequence ATGTTCGAGATTCTCGATCGCCGGACGACTCTGACCGGCAACCAGATCAAGATCCTTGCGGCGGCCATCATCGGCGATGCGCTGGAATTCTTCGACTACTTCCTGATCGGCTTTGTGCTCGCGTTCCTGATCGGGCCGTGGAAACTCACCTTTGGCCAATCGGCCACCGTGCTGATGAGTTCCGGCATCGGTGCCATCCTCGGCGCCTATCTGTGGGGCTGGCTCGCCGACCGGGTCGGGCGCCGCATCGTCTTCGTCGGCACCGTCCTGAACTTCTCGATCGCGACCGGCCTGCTCTATTTCACGCCCGACAATGGCTGGGTCTATCTGGCGATCCTGCGCTTCTTCGTCGGCACCGGCGTCGGCGGACTTTATTGTGTCGACCTGCCGCTGGTGCAGGAGTTCATGCCCTCGCATAAGCGCGGCTGGGTCGGCGGGCTCGTGACCTGCGTGATCCCGCTCGGCGTCGGCCTCGGCGCGGTTCTGGGCGCGATCATGGGCACCGATCAGTGGCGGCTGCTGTTTGCGATCGGCGTGCTGCCCGCTGTCCTGGTGCTGCTGGTCCGGCTCTGGGTTCCGGAGTCGCCGCGCTGGCTGTGCCGGCAGGGACGCTATGACGAAGCCCGCAAGTCGCTGGCCTGGGCGCTGCAGGTGCCACCATCGGAGCTGCCGTTACCGAGCGCGGCCGACGCCGGCCCAATCGTCAAGACAAGCTGGTTCGATCTGTTCAAATATCCGCGCAGCCTGATCGTCTCCTGGCTCGGCAATGCCGGCGCGCAGACCGGCGTCTACGGCATCACGCTGTGGGCGCCCGCGCTGTTCGTGCTGCTCCTGAAGGTTTCGCCGCAGGAGGCCGCCAAAATGATGATCCTGCTCAGCATCACCGGCTTCCTCGGACGCATCTCGTTCTCCTACTTCTCGGAACTGCTGGGACGGCGCATCGCCGGCGGCCTGCTCGGCTTCGGCGCCGGCGCGCTGACCATCATTGCCGGCTATCACTACGACGCGACGCTGTTCGGCATGTCGGCGTTCTGGCTGCTGCTCGGCGCCGCGTTCTTCTTCGCCGACGGCGGCTTCGCGATCGTCGGCCCCTATGCCGCGGAGGTCTGGCCGTCGCATCTGCGCACCACGGGCATGGGATCGGCCTATGGCTTCGGCGGCATCGGCAAGATCATCGGACCAGTCGGGCTTGCCCTGATCGTCGGCTCGAACAACTATCTCAAGCCGGATGTGCCGCTGACCCAGATCCCGACCGCCTTCGTCTATCTCGGCTGCTGGTTCCTGATGGCCGGCGCCGTCTATTTGTTCTTCGGGCTCGAGACCCGGGGCAAGTCGATCGAACAGATCGACAAGGAGCTCAACGCGACGGCCGACGTCGCGGCCTCCGCAACCATCCGGCGCGCCTGA
- a CDS encoding DUF3072 domain-containing protein: MSMAAVRFGGVAERLGGLMSRAQALRLRTLAEEAYQPNQYARDLTSEEAERRIDALRAEIALADSF, from the coding sequence ATGAGCATGGCAGCGGTAAGATTTGGCGGGGTTGCGGAGCGGCTGGGCGGGCTGATGTCGCGTGCCCAAGCGCTACGGTTGCGGACCTTGGCCGAGGAGGCCTATCAGCCGAACCAGTACGCACGCGACCTGACATCGGAGGAAGCCGAACGGCGCATCGATGCCCTCCGGGCGGAGATCGCACTGGCGGATTCCTTCTGA
- a CDS encoding adenylate/guanylate cyclase domain-containing protein: MTPEPATICLGCWQNLHMPIPLRGPLSAPFRLFGVRPSRMNPNTCTICEMAFSKIMKARAVTIDATLLFADLRGYTTLTQTIAPAGLTSLLDAFYDDCAAAIWRYDGILNKTIGDAVFAIFNFPVRREDHAVQALLAAREIQRRFQDRHDALVRAIGAGDIELGIGIGMDSGDTNFGEFGQTHRDLTAVGTVVNRAARAQAMAKSGEILVTTAVRDRTRDMITSAGSDYTLKGFDQRVTLFSA; this comes from the coding sequence ATGACTCCGGAACCCGCAACAATCTGCCTCGGCTGCTGGCAAAACCTGCATATGCCGATCCCGTTGCGCGGTCCCTTGTCGGCGCCATTCCGCCTGTTCGGTGTCCGGCCGAGCCGTATGAATCCGAACACCTGCACGATCTGCGAGATGGCCTTCTCGAAGATCATGAAGGCGCGCGCCGTGACCATCGACGCCACCCTCCTGTTCGCCGATTTGCGCGGCTACACCACGCTGACGCAGACCATCGCGCCGGCCGGGCTGACATCGCTGCTCGATGCGTTCTACGACGACTGCGCCGCCGCGATCTGGCGCTATGACGGCATTCTCAACAAGACGATCGGCGATGCCGTGTTCGCGATCTTCAATTTTCCGGTGCGGCGGGAGGATCATGCCGTGCAGGCCCTGCTGGCGGCGCGCGAGATCCAGCGCCGTTTCCAGGATAGGCACGATGCCCTGGTGCGGGCGATCGGCGCCGGCGACATCGAGCTCGGCATCGGGATCGGGATGGACAGCGGTGACACCAATTTCGGAGAGTTCGGCCAGACCCATCGCGACCTGACCGCGGTCGGCACGGTCGTCAATCGCGCGGCACGCGCCCAGGCGATGGCAAAATCCGGCGAGATCCTGGTCACGACGGCCGTGCGCGACCGAACCCGCGACATGATCACCTCGGCCGGTTCCGATTATACGCTGAAGGGCTTCGACCAGCGGGTGACGCTGTTTTCTGCCTGA
- a CDS encoding acyl-CoA dehydrogenase family protein has protein sequence MNAPSADLAGDRDVIARAEAVRDAVAAASDEIETTRRLPLDLLDRLHEARLFRLLLPRSTEGVETDPVTFFHVIETIAKADASTAWCLSQAGGCAMSAAYLDLPVAQEVFADPRAVLAWGPGPKVKAVECEGGYRVTGVWSFASGGRHATWLGAHCPVYAADGSPRRDANGEQVERTMLVRTEDVEWSDIWSTVGLRGTASDQFALNDVFVRADHSITREFDRECRENGPLYRMSNHTCYQVGFAGVACGIARTALDDFIDVARNKVPRGMKKTLRDNAVVQSGLAQAEVNLRAARAFLLQSMADIWHAWLPGTALRSRSA, from the coding sequence ATGAACGCACCTTCTGCCGATCTTGCCGGCGATCGCGACGTGATCGCCCGCGCCGAGGCGGTCAGGGACGCGGTTGCAGCCGCCTCCGACGAGATCGAGACGACCCGCCGCCTGCCGCTCGATCTGCTCGACCGGCTGCATGAGGCGCGGCTGTTCCGCCTGCTGTTGCCGCGCTCGACGGAGGGGGTCGAGACCGATCCCGTCACCTTCTTCCATGTCATCGAAACCATCGCCAAGGCCGATGCCTCGACGGCGTGGTGCCTGAGCCAGGCCGGCGGCTGTGCGATGTCGGCGGCCTATCTCGACCTGCCGGTCGCGCAGGAGGTCTTTGCCGATCCGCGCGCTGTGCTGGCCTGGGGACCCGGCCCGAAGGTCAAGGCGGTCGAGTGCGAAGGCGGCTACCGCGTCACCGGGGTCTGGTCGTTTGCATCAGGCGGGCGGCACGCCACCTGGCTTGGCGCCCACTGCCCGGTCTATGCCGCGGACGGCTCGCCGCGCCGCGACGCCAATGGCGAGCAGGTCGAGCGCACCATGCTGGTGCGGACCGAAGACGTCGAATGGTCCGACATCTGGAGCACGGTCGGGCTGCGCGGCACCGCCAGCGACCAGTTCGCGCTCAACGACGTCTTCGTCCGCGCGGACCATTCGATCACCCGCGAGTTCGATCGCGAATGCCGCGAGAATGGTCCGCTGTACCGGATGAGTAACCACACCTGTTATCAGGTCGGCTTCGCCGGGGTTGCCTGCGGCATCGCCCGTACCGCGCTGGACGATTTCATCGACGTCGCCCGCAACAAGGTGCCGCGCGGCATGAAGAAGACGCTGCGCGACAATGCCGTGGTGCAATCCGGCCTCGCGCAGGCCGAGGTCAATCTGCGCGCCGCCCGCGCCTTCCTGCTGCAGTCGATGGCGGATATCTGGCATGCCTGGTTGCCGGGCACAGCATTACGGTCGCGCAGCGCATGA
- a CDS encoding ATP-dependent helicase, translated as MPDLANTAYLDALNSEQRRAVEHGVGKDGIVGAPLLVIAGAGSGKTNTLAHRVAHLIVAGADPRRILLMTFSRRAAAEMAGRVERIARRVLGDRASIMTDALNWAGTFHGIGARLLREFAERIALDPAFTIHDREDSADLMNLVRHDLGFSRTESRFPTKGTCLAIYSRCVNAEMPIEAVLGQFFPWCSGWASELKQLFAAYVEAKQRQNVLDYDDLLLYWAQMVTDAALAEEIGGRFDHVMVDEYQDTNRLQSSILLALKPAGRGLTVVGDDAQSIYSFRAATVRNILDFPAQFSPAAEIVTLDRNYRSTQPILAAANGVISLAKERFTKNLWTDRTSTRKPLLVTIRDEADQARYIVEQVLANREEGALLKHQAVLFRTSSHSGPLEVELTRRNIPFVKFGGLKFLDAAHVKDMLALLRFTANPRDRVAGFRILHLLPGVGPASAQRVLDRMAEAADPIAALVALPAPPRAGADWRLFVEAIENLRYSEWPVDIERARLWYEPHLDRIHEDSEVRRADLIQLEQIAAGYPSRERFLTELTLDPPDATSDQAGVPLLDEDYLILSTIHSAKGQEWRSVYVLNVVDGCMPSDLGAGTSAELEEERRLLYVAMTRAKDDLHLLVPQRFFVHGQAAKGDRHMYASRTRFIPERLLPMFERTTWPRAAAAQASSASRAPPIDIGARMRGMWR; from the coding sequence GTGCCTGATCTTGCCAACACAGCCTATCTCGATGCGCTCAATTCCGAGCAGCGCCGCGCCGTCGAGCACGGGGTCGGCAAGGATGGCATCGTCGGCGCCCCGTTGCTGGTGATCGCGGGCGCAGGCTCCGGCAAGACCAATACACTCGCCCATCGCGTCGCACATCTGATCGTCGCGGGCGCCGATCCGCGCCGCATCCTGTTGATGACCTTTTCGCGACGCGCAGCCGCCGAGATGGCCGGCCGCGTCGAGCGCATCGCACGGCGTGTGCTCGGCGATCGCGCCTCGATCATGACCGATGCGCTGAATTGGGCCGGCACGTTCCACGGCATCGGCGCGCGGCTGCTCCGGGAATTCGCCGAACGCATCGCGCTCGACCCGGCCTTCACGATCCATGACCGTGAGGACTCCGCCGACCTGATGAACCTGGTCCGCCACGATCTCGGTTTCTCCCGCACCGAAAGCCGGTTTCCCACCAAAGGCACATGCCTTGCAATCTATTCACGCTGCGTCAACGCGGAGATGCCGATCGAGGCCGTGCTGGGCCAGTTCTTCCCGTGGTGCTCCGGCTGGGCCAGCGAGTTGAAGCAATTGTTCGCGGCCTATGTCGAAGCCAAGCAGCGGCAGAACGTGCTCGATTACGACGACCTGCTGCTCTACTGGGCGCAGATGGTGACCGATGCGGCCCTGGCCGAGGAGATCGGCGGCCGCTTCGACCATGTGATGGTCGACGAATATCAGGACACCAACCGCCTGCAGTCCTCTATCCTGCTCGCGCTCAAACCGGCGGGACGCGGGCTCACCGTCGTCGGCGACGACGCACAGTCGATCTACTCGTTCCGCGCCGCCACCGTGCGCAACATCCTCGACTTCCCGGCGCAGTTCAGCCCGGCCGCCGAGATCGTCACGCTCGACCGCAACTATCGCTCGACGCAGCCGATCCTGGCGGCCGCCAACGGCGTGATCTCGCTCGCCAAGGAACGCTTCACCAAGAACCTGTGGACCGACCGGACCTCGACCCGCAAGCCGCTGCTCGTCACGATCCGCGACGAAGCCGATCAAGCCCGTTACATCGTCGAGCAGGTGCTGGCCAACCGTGAGGAAGGCGCGCTGTTGAAGCATCAGGCGGTGCTGTTCCGCACCTCCTCGCACAGCGGTCCGCTGGAGGTCGAGCTGACCCGCCGCAACATTCCCTTCGTAAAGTTCGGCGGCCTCAAATTCCTCGATGCCGCGCACGTCAAGGACATGCTGGCGCTGCTGCGCTTCACCGCCAATCCGCGCGACCGGGTCGCCGGCTTTCGCATCCTGCATCTGTTGCCCGGCGTCGGGCCGGCCTCGGCGCAGCGCGTGCTCGACCGCATGGCAGAAGCCGCCGATCCGATCGCAGCACTCGTGGCGCTGCCCGCCCCGCCCCGTGCCGGCGCCGACTGGCGGCTGTTCGTCGAGGCGATCGAGAACCTTCGCTACTCGGAATGGCCTGTCGACATCGAACGCGCGCGGCTCTGGTACGAGCCGCATCTCGATCGAATCCACGAGGACAGCGAGGTCCGCCGCGCCGACCTCATTCAGCTCGAGCAGATCGCTGCCGGCTATCCGTCGCGCGAACGCTTCCTCACCGAGCTCACGCTCGATCCGCCCGACGCGACCAGCGACCAGGCCGGCGTGCCGCTGCTCGACGAGGATTATCTGATCCTGTCGACCATCCACTCCGCCAAGGGGCAGGAATGGAGGTCCGTGTATGTGCTCAACGTCGTCGACGGCTGCATGCCGTCCGATCTCGGCGCCGGCACGTCGGCTGAGCTCGAGGAGGAGCGCCGCCTGCTCTATGTCGCCATGACCCGCGCCAAGGACGATCTGCATCTGCTGGTGCCGCAGCGCTTTTTCGTGCACGGCCAGGCCGCAAAGGGTGACCGCCACATGTACGCCTCGCGTACCCGCTTCATCCCGGAACGGCTGCTGCCAATGTTCGAGCGGACTACATGGCCGCGCGCCGCGGCCGCGCAGGCCTCCTCCGCCAGCCGGGCGCCGCCGATCGATATCGGCGCCCGGATGCGCGGCATGTGGCGCTGA